One part of the Pseudoalteromonas piscicida genome encodes these proteins:
- a CDS encoding TonB-dependent receptor domain-containing protein codes for MTTIMYKHSLIAAAVLAAVTTNSVTAATDEQAEEIERVEVTGSRIKRIAIEGVTNVQSLSSADMVRSGFNTVYDALSSISAASGAVLGEVETGSYTPGAKELNLLGVGPEYTLILVNGKRLAYYPMPYGGQTNFVNLDMLPTAMVERIDIQSGGGSAIYGSDAMAGVVNIITKKGMDEHVVEAFYGQDTYGTGDKKGLSFVGGFEQDNFTFDYSLEYKTEEALTGADRPFHDSVWDNPDPTNKRELNRSITVWAENTEFKNQYSAQYCNTDDNPHPTAVQHFISRNDYGLSCGWDETGNNLLRNQVETMSLYINSVYSINDEHSFFVNGFYIDQEKKGARNPFFFAHAESIHGSMFWDPDIKNKAGGYGAPVKYMWRIVNDSEYTNDGLGRVYDDKSYSFSFGLEGEIADYYYSVGFSRSQYDFSDRYLHHTVEGNNWLKGPKLGEVDGMPIYRPNYQAFFAPLTQDNMYNMADWATYDGLSFNETLTADLSGDLFELPAGFVSFAAYIELMKEGTRATPDSRILNKEFVGLTGVITDGERNRYAAATEFMIPITEQISSEIALRYDHYDDISDVGGAFTYQVGFKYSPTDALMLRSAYGTTFRGPSMSSVYQGFAGNFGRGSDRVIADACLRFQTTGDPAQYNADALTISCADLDTTNINEPKLDADFETISAGDPTLKEESGHSLTFGLVYEYSPELSFNVDVYDIVLKDKITRLGSGEILDNVWKCENGLIDSSSAKCANMQDRVQRFDQDGLATDWLGNTKKGLPYTAAIIREGYINAAERQHGGVNFGVKGTFESELGEFIYKLDYSHVLKKKEKLRPEDPLEDVLDSQDNYNFKDMASFNLTWQLEKTAISWQVNYKGKNWNGADFGQREKLPAWIKHNLTIGHYINDNTRVMFTVQNLLNAMPPQDDSFRSYPFYKAGNYDTNGREFLLKVNYQF; via the coding sequence ATGACAACAATAATGTATAAACATAGCCTGATCGCCGCTGCTGTTCTTGCAGCGGTAACAACTAACTCAGTAACAGCCGCAACAGATGAACAAGCAGAAGAAATAGAACGTGTTGAGGTGACAGGGTCTCGTATTAAGCGTATCGCCATTGAAGGTGTTACCAATGTTCAAAGTCTCTCTTCCGCTGATATGGTAAGAAGTGGCTTTAACACAGTGTATGACGCACTGAGTAGCATTTCAGCCGCCAGTGGTGCCGTCCTCGGTGAAGTAGAAACTGGCTCCTATACACCTGGCGCCAAAGAGTTAAACCTATTAGGCGTTGGACCTGAATACACACTTATTCTCGTTAATGGCAAGCGCTTGGCCTATTACCCAATGCCTTACGGTGGCCAAACTAATTTTGTTAATCTCGATATGTTGCCAACGGCGATGGTTGAGCGCATCGATATTCAATCCGGCGGCGGCTCTGCAATCTATGGTTCAGACGCAATGGCTGGGGTAGTCAATATTATCACCAAAAAAGGTATGGACGAGCATGTCGTTGAAGCATTCTACGGCCAAGATACCTATGGTACGGGTGATAAAAAAGGCTTGTCGTTTGTTGGTGGTTTTGAACAAGACAACTTTACGTTTGACTACTCGCTAGAATACAAGACGGAAGAAGCGCTAACAGGTGCCGACAGACCTTTTCATGACAGCGTTTGGGATAATCCAGACCCAACAAACAAACGAGAACTCAATCGTTCAATTACCGTATGGGCTGAGAACACCGAGTTCAAAAATCAATATTCAGCGCAGTACTGTAATACAGATGATAATCCACACCCAACTGCAGTTCAGCACTTTATAAGCCGCAATGATTACGGCCTAAGCTGTGGGTGGGATGAAACCGGTAATAATTTGCTACGAAACCAAGTTGAAACCATGAGTTTGTATATCAACTCGGTGTACAGCATTAACGACGAACACAGCTTCTTTGTTAACGGATTTTATATCGATCAAGAAAAGAAAGGGGCACGAAATCCTTTCTTCTTTGCTCATGCAGAGTCAATTCACGGTTCCATGTTTTGGGATCCTGATATCAAAAATAAAGCTGGTGGCTACGGCGCTCCAGTTAAGTATATGTGGCGGATAGTGAATGATTCAGAATATACAAATGATGGCTTAGGCCGGGTATACGATGATAAATCTTATTCATTTAGTTTTGGTCTTGAAGGGGAAATAGCAGATTACTATTATTCCGTTGGCTTCAGCCGTTCACAATACGATTTCTCTGATAGGTACTTGCATCACACGGTTGAAGGAAATAACTGGCTAAAAGGACCAAAGTTGGGAGAGGTTGACGGCATGCCAATCTACCGTCCAAATTACCAAGCTTTTTTTGCGCCTCTGACCCAAGACAATATGTATAACATGGCTGATTGGGCAACCTATGATGGCTTATCGTTCAATGAAACGCTAACCGCAGATCTGTCCGGGGATTTATTTGAATTGCCAGCTGGATTTGTGTCTTTTGCAGCATATATTGAGCTGATGAAAGAAGGGACGAGGGCGACACCTGATAGCAGAATACTAAATAAAGAATTTGTCGGTCTGACTGGTGTTATCACCGATGGTGAACGTAACCGTTATGCAGCGGCGACAGAATTTATGATCCCTATTACTGAACAGATCTCTAGTGAAATTGCGCTGCGTTATGACCACTATGATGATATTTCTGATGTTGGGGGGGCATTCACTTATCAAGTCGGTTTTAAATACTCTCCTACTGACGCGCTGATGCTAAGAAGTGCGTATGGAACAACGTTCCGAGGTCCTAGCATGAGCTCAGTATATCAAGGGTTTGCTGGTAACTTTGGACGTGGCTCGGACAGAGTGATTGCAGATGCTTGCCTACGCTTTCAAACCACAGGTGATCCCGCTCAATATAATGCTGATGCATTAACTATCAGCTGCGCAGACTTAGACACAACAAATATCAACGAGCCAAAGTTAGATGCTGACTTTGAGACAATCTCGGCAGGCGATCCAACTTTAAAAGAAGAGTCAGGTCATTCATTAACCTTTGGTCTTGTGTATGAGTACTCCCCTGAGCTGTCATTCAATGTTGATGTTTATGACATTGTCCTTAAAGACAAAATTACTCGACTTGGGTCTGGCGAAATTCTTGATAATGTCTGGAAGTGTGAAAACGGCTTAATTGATTCGTCTTCTGCTAAATGCGCCAATATGCAAGACAGAGTACAGCGTTTTGACCAAGATGGTTTGGCAACCGACTGGTTAGGGAACACGAAAAAAGGATTACCGTACACCGCAGCAATTATCAGAGAAGGTTATATAAACGCCGCGGAAAGACAACATGGCGGCGTCAATTTTGGTGTGAAAGGTACGTTTGAGTCAGAACTTGGCGAGTTTATTTATAAGCTTGATTACAGCCATGTTTTAAAGAAAAAAGAAAAGCTTCGTCCCGAAGATCCGCTTGAAGATGTGTTAGACAGTCAAGATAACTATAACTTCAAAGATATGGCATCGTTTAACCTGACTTGGCAGTTGGAAAAGACCGCAATTTCATGGCAGGTAAATTATAAAGGAAAAAATTGGAACGGTGCTGATTTTGGTCAAAGAGAAAAGTTACCTGCATGGATAAAGCATAATCTAACCATTGGTCATTACATTAATGACAACACGCGAGTGATGTTTACGGTACAAAACTTATTAAATGCGATGCCACCTCAAGACGACTCGTTTAGAAGTTACCCATTCTATAAAGCGGGTAATTATGACACGAACGGTCGCGAATTCTTACTAAAAGTTAACTACCAATTTTAA
- a CDS encoding basic secretory protein-like protein — translation MRKLMLSTVAMAVAATLIGCNDGSEFVERDKPEQTQSSGQPDSGALRNITSDTGVEIEAILADGVQASPAGESVDKLIDANTSTKFLAFASNVTVVFKAATEIELREYSFTSANDEANRDPKQWVVYGSNDKSDWIELDSRAGEIFSARGLTRNFELAESGEKYRYFKFDLVHGGTDSYGADITQLAELEIKTVSDIPIVAFNATNTTPEVSEYIVFRDESLVNPTHWQWTFEGGIPATSTEQSPLVKFEALGPKTITLVASNDKGEATLVQQDFIRVWDPVSPWAGFPEPVIEVKKELPEHPGQLALERAVPDLNALIHEISLKIAKRLFNNVTEINVFEHVTFITGDFDAPASKAGEGKFMELRFDVKHIANLEGLGDEAIRNEVIGVLWHELTHGYNNVPAEGEYRPGTDYHTYLEALANFIRIDAGYLEHRRGGVRWMEHYNVDAYDQTAFFFEWVEKSHRNTDFIRKFNAAAKTLDAWSLDTAFKSIFGEQRGIDTVFEEYQVYLASVGKLPPVPLGYQNFAPTSTQVTTNGTALVPFNEGADKLNDRNIISKFNVVLEAPAWLAQYAPDLLPIKQVDKAQVNYVFDSAKTAKYYSLATAGDNPHRFPNAWQLQGSNDGTNWITLDTQQFNELPNTMEYYSFAIESPNAYTQYRLELEHTRESGGIGGASGRLIQLGEFSLWEAKD, via the coding sequence ATGAGAAAATTAATGCTATCAACGGTGGCAATGGCCGTCGCTGCGACACTAATAGGCTGTAATGATGGGTCTGAATTTGTTGAACGTGATAAGCCAGAGCAAACTCAATCATCCGGGCAGCCAGACTCTGGCGCACTGCGTAATATCACCTCAGATACTGGGGTTGAGATTGAGGCTATTTTAGCGGATGGTGTACAAGCCTCGCCCGCAGGTGAAAGTGTCGACAAACTTATCGACGCTAACACGAGTACAAAATTCCTGGCTTTTGCGTCAAACGTCACTGTAGTGTTTAAAGCCGCTACAGAGATTGAACTTAGAGAATATAGCTTTACGTCAGCAAACGATGAAGCGAACCGAGATCCAAAACAGTGGGTAGTATACGGCTCAAATGATAAATCAGATTGGATTGAGCTGGACTCAAGAGCGGGAGAAATATTCTCTGCTCGAGGACTGACTCGCAATTTTGAATTGGCCGAAAGCGGCGAAAAGTATCGCTACTTCAAATTTGATTTAGTACATGGTGGTACAGATAGCTATGGTGCTGATATTACGCAACTAGCGGAACTCGAAATCAAAACGGTATCGGATATTCCTATCGTCGCATTTAATGCAACAAACACGACTCCAGAAGTCTCTGAGTATATTGTTTTTAGAGATGAGTCGTTAGTTAACCCGACTCACTGGCAGTGGACGTTTGAAGGTGGTATTCCTGCGACAAGTACAGAGCAAAGCCCATTGGTTAAGTTTGAAGCTTTAGGGCCAAAAACCATTACACTGGTTGCGAGTAACGACAAAGGGGAAGCGACATTAGTTCAGCAAGACTTTATCCGTGTGTGGGATCCAGTCTCGCCATGGGCAGGGTTTCCAGAGCCTGTGATTGAAGTGAAAAAGGAACTACCAGAGCACCCTGGACAGCTGGCGCTTGAACGTGCGGTACCAGATCTAAATGCCCTTATTCATGAGATTTCTTTGAAGATTGCCAAGCGCTTATTTAATAATGTAACCGAAATCAACGTTTTTGAGCACGTTACTTTTATTACCGGAGACTTTGATGCGCCGGCTTCAAAGGCCGGTGAAGGCAAATTTATGGAGCTTAGGTTTGATGTTAAGCACATCGCCAACCTAGAGGGTCTTGGAGATGAGGCTATCCGTAACGAAGTCATTGGCGTGCTGTGGCATGAGCTGACCCATGGTTACAACAACGTTCCGGCTGAAGGAGAATATCGTCCGGGCACGGATTATCACACCTATCTTGAAGCGCTAGCTAACTTTATTCGAATAGATGCTGGTTACTTAGAGCATAGACGCGGTGGAGTTCGCTGGATGGAACACTACAATGTTGATGCTTACGATCAAACAGCATTCTTCTTTGAGTGGGTAGAAAAAAGTCACCGTAACACGGATTTTATTCGTAAGTTTAATGCGGCAGCAAAAACGCTTGATGCGTGGAGTTTAGACACCGCTTTTAAATCTATATTTGGTGAACAACGTGGGATTGATACGGTATTTGAAGAGTATCAAGTCTACCTTGCAAGCGTCGGTAAGTTACCACCAGTACCACTTGGCTATCAGAACTTTGCACCCACTAGCACTCAGGTAACAACAAACGGTACTGCACTTGTGCCTTTTAATGAGGGAGCAGATAAGCTTAATGATAGAAATATTATCTCTAAATTTAATGTGGTGTTGGAAGCCCCCGCTTGGCTTGCACAATATGCGCCTGACTTGTTACCGATAAAACAGGTTGATAAGGCCCAGGTTAACTATGTGTTTGACAGCGCTAAAACAGCAAAATACTACTCATTAGCGACAGCGGGAGACAACCCTCATCGCTTTCCTAATGCGTGGCAGCTACAGGGCTCAAATGACGGTACGAATTGGATTACGCTGGATACTCAACAGTTCAACGAACTACCTAATACGATGGAATACTATAGCTTTGCTATCGAGAGTCCAAATGCGTATACCCAGTATCGTTTGGAACTTGAGCATACCCGTGAAAGCGGTGGAATTGGCGGCGCTAGCGGAAGGCTAATTCAACTAGGCGAATTCTCATTGTGGGAAGCAAAAGACTAG
- the ykgO gene encoding type B 50S ribosomal protein L36 → MKVLSSLKSAKNRPGCQVVKRRGRVYVICKSNPRFKAVQGKKKKKR, encoded by the coding sequence ATGAAAGTACTGAGCTCACTCAAAAGCGCTAAAAATAGACCGGGGTGCCAAGTCGTAAAAAGACGCGGTCGGGTTTACGTAATTTGTAAATCTAATCCGCGATTTAAAGCGGTTCAAGGTAAAAAGAAGAAGAAACGTTAA
- a CDS encoding type B 50S ribosomal protein L31: protein MKPNIHPDYQLVAFHDTSVDKYFIVGSTIKSDRTVELDGKTYPYFPIDVSSASHPFYTGKQKLVASDGRVAQFNRRFKNLATKKG, encoded by the coding sequence GTGAAACCCAATATCCACCCTGATTATCAACTTGTTGCCTTCCATGATACATCGGTTGATAAGTACTTTATTGTTGGTTCAACCATTAAATCAGACAGAACCGTTGAACTAGATGGTAAGACTTACCCTTACTTCCCAATTGACGTCTCTAGTGCGTCTCACCCTTTCTACACTGGTAAACAGAAGTTGGTGGCAAGTGATGGTCGAGTTGCACAATTTAACCGTCGCTTTAAAAACCTTGCGACTAAAAAAGGATAA
- a CDS encoding DUF6058 family natural product biosynthesis protein, which yields MGLTHFLNTHFYTTLELSSSLKIPEEQLLEWQQMSLFPNPSYSIQNQIKCSSYFGLYECEEYTDFYARGLLNWGQLLLKHKVDQSSSAFALFQQRYCEALAKCIEKGFYTEDPSFSDDLTEHVQQVWQQFLCGKYGVISQNGLVEEALYIDLGRAIIDDITEARTASSIAPEQRSQVHSAMKLLNKALAANTQAEQTESLRTRYIDQLISKYDLSIK from the coding sequence ATGGGACTGACACATTTTCTAAATACGCACTTTTATACCACTTTGGAGCTGAGCAGCAGCTTAAAGATACCTGAAGAACAGCTCTTAGAATGGCAACAAATGAGCCTATTCCCAAATCCGAGTTATAGTATTCAAAATCAAATTAAGTGTAGTTCGTACTTTGGCCTGTACGAATGTGAAGAATATACTGATTTTTATGCCCGAGGCCTACTCAATTGGGGGCAACTTTTACTTAAACATAAAGTAGATCAATCAAGTAGTGCATTTGCGTTATTTCAACAGCGTTACTGTGAAGCACTTGCGAAATGTATTGAAAAAGGCTTTTACACCGAAGATCCAAGCTTTAGTGATGATCTTACAGAGCATGTACAGCAAGTTTGGCAACAGTTTTTATGTGGCAAGTATGGGGTGATCAGCCAAAATGGTCTCGTAGAGGAAGCGCTTTATATCGACCTAGGGCGCGCGATTATCGACGACATTACAGAAGCAAGAACCGCCAGCAGCATTGCCCCAGAGCAGCGTAGTCAAGTACACAGCGCCATGAAGCTACTAAACAAAGCATTGGCAGCCAATACTCAAGCTGAGCAAACAGAGTCGCTACGCACTCGATACATTGACCAATTGATTAGTAAGTACGACTTATCAATCAAATAA
- a CDS encoding dihydrodipicolinate synthase family protein produces the protein MHQIQSIKKASLITAIKTPYTMAGEIDLDTYDKLVEAQIAGGVDGIVVGGTTGEGQLMNWEEHLMLIAHSANKFGDKLLIVGNTGSNNTREAKKATEYGFASGMHCALQINPYYGKTSITGVKAHLKEVLEIGPGFIYNVPGRTGQDITPDIIEPLASHKHFVGMKECAGDERIAHYEAKGIACWSGNDDQAHDSRHNSQSHGVISVASNIIPGLFRQLMDTPSPELNQSLQPLMNWLFCEPNPIAINSALIMTGAVKPVFRLPYVPLSQAQQKEGIELLSRLKESDFVGSTPKLIDETLLKFC, from the coding sequence ATGCATCAGATCCAATCAATAAAAAAAGCAAGCTTAATTACCGCTATTAAAACCCCTTACACAATGGCGGGTGAAATTGACTTAGATACTTACGACAAGCTAGTCGAAGCGCAAATAGCAGGCGGTGTCGATGGTATTGTTGTCGGTGGCACCACAGGTGAAGGCCAACTGATGAATTGGGAAGAGCACTTAATGCTCATTGCCCATTCTGCGAATAAATTTGGTGATAAATTGCTCATTGTTGGTAACACTGGCAGCAATAACACCAGAGAAGCAAAAAAAGCGACTGAATATGGGTTTGCATCAGGTATGCACTGTGCATTACAAATAAACCCGTATTATGGTAAAACCTCAATTACCGGTGTGAAGGCACACTTGAAAGAAGTCTTGGAAATCGGTCCTGGCTTTATTTACAATGTGCCCGGCAGAACGGGACAAGATATTACGCCTGATATTATAGAGCCGCTGGCCAGCCACAAGCATTTTGTTGGTATGAAAGAATGTGCGGGTGATGAGCGTATCGCGCACTATGAAGCGAAAGGCATTGCGTGTTGGTCAGGTAACGATGATCAAGCCCACGATAGCCGTCATAACAGCCAATCTCATGGCGTTATTTCTGTTGCTTCAAACATCATTCCGGGTTTATTTAGACAATTAATGGATACACCGAGCCCAGAACTAAACCAGTCACTACAACCGTTAATGAACTGGCTCTTCTGCGAACCAAATCCAATCGCTATCAATTCGGCTTTGATTATGACCGGTGCGGTCAAACCGGTATTTAGATTACCTTATGTGCCACTGTCGCAAGCTCAACAAAAAGAGGGAATTGAACTCCTCTCTCGGTTAAAAGAAAGTGACTTTGTCGGCTCGACACCAAAATTAATTGACGAAACCTTGCTTAAGTTTTGTTAA